In Halalkalibaculum roseum, a single window of DNA contains:
- the rsmH gene encoding 16S rRNA (cytosine(1402)-N(4))-methyltransferase RsmH: MTKHETEYKHVPVLLNESVEQLVTDPGGIYVDCTLGGGGHALEILSHLNNNGQLIGIDQDDEALEAARTRIGNDSRFSSIKGNFGYLSRLLPPEIHGEVSGILLDLGVSTHQISQGERGFSFQEDGPLDMRMSNLRGVSAHQVVNEYSYEDLRDIIFHYGEERLSRQIASKIIEERPVETTGELRDIIESVVHGPHQIKSVARVFQGIRIEVNRELDMLREVLEQSLEVLKIGGRIVAISYHSLEDRIVKRFFKAGNHQGKIEKDFYGHELTPIKSLSNGIIRPTDEEVERNPAARSAKMRVAEKIDQPEVQT, translated from the coding sequence ATGACCAAACATGAAACAGAATACAAACACGTACCGGTACTGCTGAATGAGTCCGTAGAGCAGCTTGTCACGGATCCGGGCGGTATCTATGTGGATTGCACGCTTGGCGGTGGAGGCCATGCCTTGGAAATTCTGTCTCATTTAAACAATAATGGTCAGCTGATAGGTATTGATCAGGATGATGAAGCGCTGGAAGCCGCACGCACACGTATAGGAAATGACTCACGTTTTAGTTCCATAAAAGGCAATTTCGGGTACCTCTCCAGGCTATTACCCCCAGAGATACACGGGGAGGTATCCGGAATCCTTCTTGACCTCGGCGTCTCCACCCACCAAATTTCCCAGGGAGAACGAGGTTTCAGTTTTCAGGAAGACGGTCCGCTGGACATGCGCATGAGTAATCTCAGAGGCGTGAGCGCACACCAGGTCGTTAACGAATATTCCTACGAAGATCTTCGCGACATCATCTTTCATTATGGCGAAGAACGACTAAGCCGGCAGATCGCAAGTAAAATTATTGAGGAACGACCTGTAGAGACCACCGGTGAACTGCGCGATATTATTGAATCGGTTGTACACGGTCCCCACCAGATAAAAAGCGTAGCTCGCGTGTTTCAGGGAATCCGGATCGAAGTTAACAGAGAACTGGACATGCTTCGGGAAGTACTGGAGCAGTCACTGGAAGTGTTGAAGATCGGCGGACGTATCGTCGCCATCTCCTACCACTCCCTGGAAGACCGTATTGTGAAACGGTTTTTTAAAGCGGGTAATCACCAGGGAAAAATTGAAAAAGATTTTTACGGTCACGAACTGACCCCTATCAAATCACTGAGTAATGGCATTATCAGACCGACTGACGAAGAGGTTGAAAGAAATCCCGCTGCAAGAAGCGCGAAGATGCGGGTAGCCGAAAAAATCGATCAGCCGGAGGTGCAAACATGA
- the mraZ gene encoding division/cell wall cluster transcriptional repressor MraZ, which yields MPSFKGQYEHSVDNKGRVSFPAKLRKALSPQANENFTILRGLEPCLYVYPQDEWQKVEDQLSQINSFTKEGRTVKRNFLRFAEDLSLDNQNRIALPSQLMEWADIDGKAIFIGSGERIEVWSPDKLDEVDSGLSFESYQELFERVMGDHDTNDQT from the coding sequence ATGCCTAGTTTCAAAGGCCAATACGAACACAGCGTAGACAACAAAGGACGCGTTAGCTTCCCGGCTAAACTGCGTAAAGCACTTTCTCCCCAGGCCAACGAAAACTTTACCATCTTAAGAGGACTTGAGCCCTGCCTGTATGTATATCCCCAGGACGAATGGCAAAAGGTAGAGGATCAGCTTTCCCAAATCAATAGTTTTACCAAAGAGGGCCGCACCGTTAAGCGAAATTTTCTGCGTTTTGCAGAAGACCTCTCCCTGGATAACCAGAACCGTATTGCTCTCCCTTCGCAACTAATGGAATGGGCCGACATAGATGGCAAAGCCATTTTTATCGGCAGCGGCGAACGCATTGAAGTGTGGTCGCCGGATAAGCTCGATGAAGTCGATTCCGGACTTAGCTTTGAATCGTATCAAGAACTTTTTGAGCGCGTGATGGGTGACCATGATACCAATGACCAAACATGA
- a CDS encoding GIY-YIG nuclease family protein — MEYKPLFESENPLTERLGEAFFDELPKVPGIYKMYGSAGRLLYVGKAKNLRSRLLTYRRARPGRESRKVIRLVRMIHALELEEHPSEEEALLRENELIRDHKPEFNHAKKQHEAYYYLVFREKTSKIITDLRMHVREDEKEYTFGAFKGHVTVRRGLGGLLRQLYIIEHNITKPFELPSQLLKKLTPLHYELSIDKLTGSDWMDSVRLFLGGDDSALLFKIMEHAREQKLLESFIGKVILKDMEALKFFFDCCCRRNFEINEILNLDSALIPQEKLDDYLVQWAFARDD, encoded by the coding sequence ATGGAGTACAAACCCTTATTTGAAAGTGAGAACCCACTCACAGAACGGCTGGGTGAGGCCTTCTTTGATGAGCTGCCCAAGGTACCCGGCATCTATAAGATGTACGGTTCGGCCGGAAGACTGCTCTATGTAGGTAAGGCCAAGAACCTACGCAGCCGACTGCTGACCTATCGGCGTGCCCGGCCGGGCAGAGAGTCCCGGAAGGTCATCCGTCTTGTGCGTATGATTCACGCCTTAGAGCTGGAGGAACACCCATCGGAAGAGGAGGCCTTGCTTCGGGAGAATGAACTCATCCGAGATCATAAGCCCGAGTTCAACCACGCCAAAAAGCAGCACGAAGCTTATTACTATCTGGTCTTCAGAGAAAAAACTTCTAAGATTATCACCGATTTGCGTATGCATGTGCGGGAGGATGAGAAAGAGTATACCTTCGGTGCGTTTAAAGGACACGTGACCGTACGACGAGGCCTCGGTGGATTATTGCGCCAGCTATATATAATAGAGCACAACATTACAAAACCCTTTGAACTTCCTTCCCAGCTACTAAAAAAACTCACCCCGCTCCATTACGAACTTTCCATCGATAAGCTCACCGGCTCGGATTGGATGGATAGCGTCAGGCTTTTTCTGGGGGGCGATGACTCCGCACTATTGTTTAAAATCATGGAACACGCCCGGGAGCAGAAACTGCTGGAGTCTTTTATCGGCAAAGTCATTTTAAAAGATATGGAAGCGCTAAAATTTTTCTTTGACTGCTGTTGCCGCAGGAATTTTGAGATCAACGAAATACTAAATCTCGATTCGGCTTTGATACCCCAGGAGAAGCTGGATGACTACCTGGTGCAATGGGCCTTTGCCAGGGATGATTAG